In Fortiea contorta PCC 7126, one genomic interval encodes:
- the purD gene encoding phosphoribosylamine--glycine ligase, giving the protein MKVLVVGNGGREHALAWKLLQSEQIEQVVCVPGNGGTATMESCQNLPLAVDDFEGIGEFALKNDINLVVVGPEVPLAKGITDYLQSQGLQVFGPGRAGAQIEASKAWAKALMQEAGIPTAKAAVFTVAAAAKSYVQAQGAPIVVKADGLAAGKGVTVAQTVAQAQEAIEAIFQGQFGSAGEFVVIEECLIGEEVSVLALTDGLTIRPLLPAQDHKRIGEGDTGENTGGMGAYAPAPIATPELMARVQTEVLEKAIATLKSRGIDYRGVLYAGLMISPHGDLKVLEFNCRFGDPETQVILPLLATPLEELLLACVQQRLSELPPISWKTGAAATVVAASGGYPGAYTKGKVINFTDQAIDAAVTIFHAGTKLNQQQQIVTDGGRVLNITATGENFTQAIAHAYSVIKGINFEGMYYRRDIGHRLAGK; this is encoded by the coding sequence GTGAAAGTTTTAGTTGTTGGTAATGGAGGGCGCGAACACGCTCTGGCGTGGAAATTACTGCAATCTGAGCAGATTGAGCAAGTTGTGTGTGTACCGGGGAATGGCGGTACCGCAACTATGGAAAGTTGCCAAAATTTGCCTTTAGCAGTGGATGATTTTGAGGGTATTGGTGAATTTGCTCTCAAAAATGACATAAATTTGGTGGTAGTCGGGCCAGAAGTGCCTCTAGCTAAGGGAATTACAGATTATCTACAATCCCAAGGACTGCAGGTATTTGGGCCGGGGAGAGCGGGAGCGCAAATTGAGGCGAGTAAGGCTTGGGCTAAGGCTTTAATGCAGGAAGCCGGAATTCCTACAGCCAAGGCGGCGGTGTTTACTGTAGCTGCTGCAGCTAAATCTTATGTCCAAGCACAGGGAGCACCGATTGTCGTCAAAGCAGACGGTTTGGCGGCGGGAAAAGGTGTGACAGTTGCACAAACAGTAGCACAAGCCCAAGAGGCGATTGAGGCTATTTTCCAAGGACAGTTTGGCAGTGCTGGTGAGTTTGTGGTGATTGAAGAATGTTTAATAGGGGAGGAGGTTTCGGTTTTAGCACTGACCGATGGGTTGACAATTCGACCTTTATTACCAGCGCAAGATCATAAGCGGATTGGTGAGGGAGATACAGGTGAGAATACGGGAGGAATGGGGGCTTATGCGCCAGCGCCCATCGCCACGCCAGAGTTGATGGCGCGAGTGCAAACAGAAGTTTTAGAAAAAGCGATCGCTACTTTAAAATCTAGAGGCATCGATTACCGGGGTGTGCTTTACGCTGGGTTAATGATTTCACCCCATGGCGACTTGAAAGTGTTGGAATTCAACTGCCGTTTTGGCGACCCCGAAACTCAAGTGATTCTACCACTATTGGCAACACCCCTAGAAGAATTGCTCCTAGCCTGCGTACAGCAGCGGTTAAGCGAATTACCGCCCATATCGTGGAAAACAGGTGCCGCCGCCACCGTCGTTGCTGCATCCGGCGGTTATCCAGGAGCATACACCAAAGGCAAAGTCATTAACTTTACTGACCAAGCCATAGATGCAGCAGTAACCATATTCCATGCAGGCACAAAATTAAACCAACAACAACAAATCGTCACAGACGGTGGTCGAGTTTTAAACATCACAGCAACAGGCGAAAATTTCACACAAGCGATCGCCCACGCCTACAGCGTCATCAAAGGCATCAACTTTGAAGGCATGTACTATCGGAGAGACATAGGCCATCGCCTTGCAGGGAAATAG
- the nblS gene encoding two-component system sensor histidine kinase NblS produces the protein MLALLKTIREAIANWWSDFTLQTKLLAVATLVVSLVMSGLTFWAVNTIQQDARMNDTRFGRDLGLLLAANVAPLVADKNLTEVSLFSQRFYSSTSSVRYMLYADETGQIFLGIPFLDQEVENSLTIERRIQLPEDYSSDADKPMVRQHMTPDGAVTDVFVPLIVDKKYLGVLAIGINPNQTAVISTNFTRDVTIAVFITIWVMVILAGVINALTITKPIKELLVGVKEIASGNFQQRIDLPLGGELGELILSFNDMAERLESYEEQNIEELTAEKAKLETLVSTIADGAVLIDNNMQVILVNPTARRIFAWEGVHVVGESVLYHLPPAVQMEITRPLYEMAAGDCETAEFRIHLNQPTKRTIRILLTTVLNLQRENIKGIAITVQDITREVELNEAKSQFISNVSHELRTPLFNIKSFIETLHDYGEDLSNAQRMEFLQTVNHETDRLTRLVNDVLDLSKLESGRNYNFGGVDLAQAIEQTLRTYQLNARDKGIELIQEVAPNLPLVVGNYDLLLQVLANLVGNALKFTEAGGKVALRTYQLNSKPNSHNQLPPVRVEISDTGIGIASEDQQAIFDRFFRVENRVHTLEGTGLGLSIVRNIMERHRSKVNLVSEVGVGTTFWFDLAAFNEEATAHIVKSVNVM, from the coding sequence ATGCTGGCTCTTTTGAAAACAATCCGAGAAGCGATCGCCAATTGGTGGTCAGATTTTACCCTCCAAACTAAGTTGTTGGCTGTGGCGACGTTGGTGGTTTCACTCGTGATGAGTGGACTCACTTTTTGGGCAGTGAATACAATTCAGCAAGATGCGCGCATGAATGACACCCGTTTTGGGCGCGATCTGGGTCTACTGCTGGCTGCTAACGTCGCCCCCCTAGTAGCTGACAAAAATCTTACAGAAGTTTCTCTGTTTTCCCAACGCTTTTATAGCAGCACCTCTAGCGTGCGTTACATGCTCTATGCTGATGAAACGGGACAAATTTTTCTGGGGATTCCTTTTTTGGATCAGGAGGTGGAAAACTCCCTGACTATCGAGCGGCGAATTCAACTGCCAGAAGATTATTCTAGTGATGCAGACAAGCCCATGGTGCGGCAGCACATGACCCCAGATGGCGCAGTTACTGATGTGTTCGTACCCCTGATAGTTGACAAAAAATATCTGGGTGTATTGGCGATCGGCATTAACCCCAACCAAACAGCGGTCATCTCCACAAATTTCACTCGTGATGTCACCATCGCTGTTTTTATCACGATTTGGGTGATGGTGATTTTGGCAGGGGTGATCAATGCTTTAACCATCACAAAACCGATTAAAGAACTGCTGGTAGGCGTGAAGGAAATCGCCTCTGGGAATTTTCAACAACGGATTGATTTACCTCTAGGAGGTGAATTAGGAGAATTAATTTTAAGCTTTAATGACATGGCAGAACGCCTAGAAAGCTATGAAGAACAAAATATTGAGGAACTGACAGCCGAAAAAGCCAAGCTAGAAACTTTGGTTTCTACCATCGCTGACGGTGCGGTGCTCATCGACAATAATATGCAGGTGATTTTGGTCAATCCCACAGCACGACGTATTTTTGCTTGGGAAGGCGTTCATGTTGTTGGTGAGAGCGTTTTATATCATTTACCGCCAGCAGTGCAAATGGAAATCACCCGCCCGTTGTATGAAATGGCTGCAGGGGATTGTGAAACTGCGGAATTTCGCATTCATCTCAACCAACCCACCAAGCGGACTATCCGCATTTTGCTCACCACAGTTTTAAATCTCCAACGGGAAAATATTAAAGGCATTGCCATCACCGTACAAGATATCACCCGCGAAGTAGAACTCAACGAAGCCAAAAGCCAATTTATCAGCAACGTTTCTCATGAACTGCGAACACCTTTATTTAACATCAAATCTTTTATCGAAACCTTGCACGACTACGGCGAAGACTTGAGTAACGCCCAACGCATGGAATTTCTGCAAACTGTTAATCATGAAACCGACAGACTGACTCGCCTCGTCAACGACGTTTTAGATTTATCCAAACTAGAATCTGGTCGCAACTATAACTTTGGTGGTGTGGATTTAGCGCAAGCGATCGAACAAACCTTGCGTACTTACCAACTCAATGCTAGAGATAAAGGCATCGAACTCATTCAAGAAGTCGCGCCTAACTTGCCTTTGGTAGTAGGTAACTACGATTTATTGCTACAAGTATTAGCTAATTTAGTCGGTAATGCCCTCAAATTCACTGAAGCAGGCGGAAAAGTAGCCCTCCGCACCTACCAACTCAATTCCAAGCCGAACTCTCATAACCAGTTACCGCCAGTGCGGGTGGAAATTTCCGATACCGGCATTGGTATTGCTTCAGAAGATCAACAAGCAATTTTTGACCGCTTCTTTCGCGTGGAAAACCGAGTCCATACCCTAGAAGGTACAGGCTTAGGTCTATCGATTGTCAGAAATATTATGGAACGGCATCGTAGCAAAGTTAACTTAGTCAGTGAAGTCGGCGTCGGTACTACCTTCTGGTTCGACTTGGCAGCGTTTAATGAAGAAGCGACTGCACACATTGTGAAAAGTGTAAATGTTATGTAG
- a CDS encoding FAD-binding domain-containing protein, which produces MSDLILFWHRRDLRICDNTGLAAARLRSPKVVGVFCLDPQILERDDVAPVRVTYLIGCLQALQQRYAEAGSQLLILHDNPVVTIPALAKALNAKAVFWNWDVEPYAQERDRTVLDALKENGIEFLEQNWDQILHSPDEIRTGGNSPYTVYTPFWKNWSSKPKAQPAATLQNAEELTADEQEIAQQAGVKPLPTAKDLGFVWDGGLVIAPGETAAQARLEEFCAHSINEYQEQRNFPAVEGTSQLSAALKFGAIGIRTVWKATLEALENSRSDEATAGIRTWQQELAWREFYQHAMYNFPELADGAYRDTFKNFPWENNLEKFQAWCDGNTGYPIVDAAMRQMNESGWMHNRCRMIVASFLTKDLLINPQLGEKYFMQRLIDGDLSANNGGWQWSASSGMDPKPLRIFNPASQAQKFDAEGEYIRQWIPELRSLDTEYLVTGKIPPLERHALGYPQPIVDHKLQQQEFKNLYQQQKAYSSPL; this is translated from the coding sequence ATGTCTGATTTAATTTTGTTTTGGCACCGCCGCGATTTACGCATCTGTGATAATACAGGATTGGCTGCAGCTAGGCTACGGAGTCCGAAGGTTGTGGGTGTGTTTTGTCTTGATCCGCAGATTCTGGAAAGGGATGATGTCGCTCCGGTGAGGGTAACTTATCTGATTGGCTGTTTGCAGGCATTACAGCAACGCTATGCTGAAGCTGGGAGCCAATTATTGATTCTCCATGACAATCCTGTGGTGACAATTCCAGCTTTGGCTAAGGCTTTGAATGCAAAAGCTGTGTTTTGGAATTGGGATGTGGAACCTTATGCACAAGAGCGCGATCGCACTGTGCTCGACGCATTAAAAGAAAATGGGATAGAATTTCTAGAGCAAAACTGGGATCAAATCCTCCATTCTCCAGATGAGATTCGCACAGGGGGTAATAGCCCATACACGGTCTACACTCCTTTCTGGAAAAATTGGAGTAGCAAACCCAAGGCGCAACCAGCCGCAACGCTGCAAAATGCGGAAGAGTTGACAGCAGATGAGCAAGAAATTGCTCAACAAGCGGGAGTAAAACCATTACCAACAGCTAAAGATTTAGGCTTTGTTTGGGATGGGGGCTTAGTGATTGCGCCGGGAGAAACTGCAGCCCAAGCTAGACTAGAGGAATTCTGCGCGCATAGTATTAATGAATACCAAGAACAGCGGAATTTTCCTGCTGTTGAAGGAACATCACAACTGAGTGCGGCTTTAAAATTTGGTGCGATTGGTATTCGCACTGTGTGGAAAGCTACCTTAGAAGCGTTAGAAAATAGCCGTAGTGATGAAGCCACCGCAGGTATCCGCACATGGCAACAAGAATTAGCATGGCGGGAATTTTATCAACATGCGATGTATAATTTTCCTGAACTGGCTGATGGTGCTTACCGCGACACTTTCAAAAACTTTCCCTGGGAAAACAACTTAGAAAAATTCCAAGCTTGGTGTGACGGGAATACGGGCTATCCGATTGTAGATGCAGCCATGCGTCAAATGAACGAAAGCGGCTGGATGCATAACCGTTGTCGAATGATTGTGGCTAGTTTCCTCACCAAAGATTTGTTAATTAATCCGCAATTGGGAGAGAAATATTTTATGCAGCGGTTAATTGATGGTGATTTATCTGCTAATAATGGTGGTTGGCAGTGGAGCGCTTCGAGTGGGATGGATCCTAAGCCTTTGCGAATTTTCAACCCTGCGAGTCAAGCGCAAAAATTCGATGCTGAAGGTGAATATATCAGACAATGGATCCCAGAACTGCGATCGCTCGACACAGAATATTTAGTAACTGGGAAAATTCCCCCTTTAGAGCGCCACGCCCTTGGTTATCCGCAGCCAATTGTAGACCATAAACTACAACAACAGGAATTTAAAAACCTTTATCAACAGCAAAAAGCATATAGCAGTCCGCTGTAA
- a CDS encoding 3'-5' exonuclease — MPYLTSSSEIQKIIAECTQASSLWLDTEVANYKSQRPQLSLIQVLDNPQDMSGDRIFILDVLQQPKLVAEFVNQIMVNPNIEKIFHNASYDVKFLGDKQAQNITCTLEIAKKIPHYLLPLPNYQLQTLATQLCNFNNIDKQAQTSDWGKRPLTEAQIDYAYLDCIYLAQVHEQLLKLQAKVNFDPATEDLIALGTRYTQLEEQYKLLQSEFEHLQERIKKAMQTQKVKETSYCKLTSYQRKTVKVAFAELARLVENQGIDLDFPVTLTQKLQKDLGENLEQLSVDIDATTTWRLTPKNQDSNLENE; from the coding sequence ATGCCATACTTAACTTCTAGTAGCGAAATTCAGAAAATTATTGCCGAATGTACCCAAGCTTCATCTTTGTGGCTAGATACAGAAGTCGCTAACTATAAAAGTCAGCGTCCTCAATTATCACTAATTCAGGTATTAGATAATCCCCAAGATATGAGTGGCGATCGCATTTTTATTTTAGATGTTTTGCAGCAGCCTAAATTAGTAGCCGAATTTGTTAACCAAATTATGGTAAATCCTAATATTGAAAAAATCTTTCACAACGCCAGTTATGATGTGAAATTTCTTGGCGACAAGCAAGCGCAAAATATCACTTGTACCTTAGAAATTGCTAAAAAAATTCCTCATTATCTGTTACCATTACCTAACTATCAATTGCAAACACTCGCCACACAATTATGTAATTTTAATAATATTGATAAACAAGCCCAGACCAGTGATTGGGGTAAACGTCCTTTAACTGAAGCACAAATAGATTATGCTTATTTAGATTGTATATATTTGGCTCAAGTACATGAGCAATTATTAAAACTACAAGCAAAAGTTAATTTTGACCCAGCTACAGAAGATTTAATCGCACTAGGGACAAGATATACACAACTTGAGGAACAATATAAGTTATTACAATCAGAATTTGAACATCTGCAAGAACGAATCAAAAAAGCTATGCAGACTCAAAAAGTAAAAGAAACCTCTTATTGCAAACTCACTAGTTATCAGCGAAAAACTGTGAAAGTAGCATTTGCTGAATTGGCGAGACTAGTAGAAAATCAAGGAATTGATTTAGATTTTCCAGTAACATTAACTCAGAAACTGCAAAAGGATTTAGGAGAAAATCTAGAACAATTATCTGTAGATATTGATGCAACTACCACTTGGCGATTGACTCCCAAAAATCAGGACAGCAATTTAGAAAATGAATAA
- a CDS encoding ABC transporter substrate-binding protein yields MKNAIAIKLSLGISHLFISSLLLVACTKSSNSTANDIPIGIAFAQTSNVALLGQEGTDGVKIAQKYFNDQGGINGKPIKLIFQDTSGDETGAINAFQTLISKDKVVGIIGPTLSQQAFSANPIAERNQIPVIGASNTAKGIPEIGDYVARVSSSVAVVAPYAVKAALKQNPQIKRVAVFYAQNDAFNKSETEIFQNTVKDLGLNLITVQKFQTTDTDFQTQVSNAMNLKPDLAIVSGLAVDGGNLVKQLRELGYKGLIVGGNGFNTSHIFSVCRALCDGVIIAQAYSPEYENKINTAFRQAYLKQYQREPPQVSAQAFAALQVYVEALQSLDKKRQIKDLTIPQLRTELNQELLKLTYQTPLGEIAFTPVGDVIQKQFYVAQLQMEANGIKGKFAFLNIK; encoded by the coding sequence ATGAAAAATGCGATCGCCATTAAGCTTTCTCTCGGTATCTCTCATCTATTCATATCTTCTTTGCTGCTGGTAGCTTGTACTAAAAGTAGTAATTCCACAGCTAATGATATTCCTATTGGTATAGCCTTTGCTCAAACGAGCAATGTTGCGCTACTTGGTCAAGAGGGAACTGATGGAGTCAAAATTGCTCAAAAGTATTTCAATGATCAAGGCGGTATTAATGGTAAACCGATTAAATTAATATTTCAAGATACTAGTGGTGATGAAACTGGAGCAATTAATGCTTTTCAAACCTTAATTAGTAAAGATAAAGTTGTTGGAATTATCGGCCCTACTTTGTCACAGCAAGCTTTTAGCGCTAATCCCATCGCCGAACGCAATCAAATTCCGGTGATTGGTGCATCAAATACTGCTAAAGGTATTCCCGAAATTGGTGATTATGTTGCTCGTGTTTCTTCATCTGTGGCTGTGGTAGCTCCCTATGCGGTGAAAGCGGCTCTTAAACAAAATCCCCAAATCAAAAGAGTAGCTGTATTTTATGCTCAAAATGATGCTTTTAATAAGTCAGAAACGGAAATTTTTCAAAACACAGTTAAAGATTTAGGATTGAATTTAATTACAGTCCAAAAATTTCAAACTACAGATACCGATTTTCAAACTCAAGTCAGCAATGCGATGAATTTAAAACCAGATTTAGCGATTGTATCTGGGTTGGCTGTTGATGGTGGAAATTTAGTTAAACAATTACGAGAACTTGGTTATAAAGGATTAATTGTTGGTGGGAATGGATTTAATACATCTCATATATTTTCAGTTTGCAGAGCGCTTTGTGATGGCGTGATTATTGCTCAAGCTTATAGTCCTGAATATGAAAATAAAATTAATACTGCATTTCGTCAAGCATATCTAAAACAATATCAGCGAGAACCACCCCAAGTCAGTGCTCAAGCTTTTGCTGCATTACAAGTATATGTAGAAGCGCTGCAATCTTTAGATAAAAAAAGACAAATTAAAGATTTGACCATACCACAACTGCGTACAGAATTGAATCAGGAATTACTAAAATTGACTTATCAAACTCCCCTTGGTGAAATTGCTTTTACACCAGTAGGTGATGTTATTCAAAAACAATTTTATGTTGCTCAGTTGCAGATGGAAGCTAACGGTATCAAAGGTAAGTTTGCTTTTTTAAATATCAAATAA
- a CDS encoding zinc ribbon domain-containing protein, which yields MATVSCPRCHQQVSNQAITCPYCRTTLKAYGHPGIPLHRATGDEYLCDRCTYHEDDTCNFPQRPYAKDCTLYQNLEQSRLESQQLAYTTSFNTLVKNWIQRHQTWLLLLGLLFICFLIVISGG from the coding sequence GTGGCTACTGTATCTTGTCCCCGCTGCCATCAACAAGTTAGTAATCAAGCGATTACTTGTCCTTATTGTCGGACAACGCTAAAAGCTTATGGACACCCCGGTATTCCCTTGCATCGTGCGACTGGGGATGAATATTTGTGCGATCGCTGTACTTATCATGAAGATGATACTTGCAATTTTCCCCAACGTCCCTACGCTAAAGACTGCACCCTTTACCAAAATCTCGAACAGAGTCGGCTAGAGTCGCAACAGCTAGCTTACACCACCAGCTTCAATACCTTAGTGAAAAACTGGATACAGCGCCATCAAACATGGCTACTACTGCTGGGCTTATTATTTATCTGTTTTCTAATAGTCATATCCGGGGGATGA
- a CDS encoding TetR family transcriptional regulator: MSSQPYSARQRLIQAALELFTAQGVSGTTTRQIADQAEVNEVTLFRHFGNKHGLLLAVLEESAAFKNLGESLVRRANPPGSVYQALKDYASESLHALERVPEFVRSVVGEADQYPTENRRALGRGLTEANRYVAQYLATVMEQGHLNTYLPAEKLASLLNGMLLGYAVIEFTSEFHELWEDRDDFLENLVRLFLHGAMSPVPELAITPASIVLTPEVADLPALIVHEILRQAGKLGLQDYALAYVLFGAGLFPREIVSLQRSHQIYDANGHFLQVTTPGFVRQVPVNQWIMGKRYGSYTNNPLIKWLKSRKDTQKAMFLDQNGNLITESAIQTCWETWTQGLLTTQGKPPALEQAQHTWCVEMLMRGISLDNLSILTGCDRVQLQPYARRSKEKAALEQATRLDHKPA, from the coding sequence ATGTCGTCTCAACCATACTCAGCCCGTCAACGTTTGATACAAGCCGCTCTGGAGTTATTTACTGCTCAAGGTGTTAGTGGTACTACAACTCGTCAAATCGCAGATCAAGCCGAGGTTAACGAAGTCACGCTGTTTCGGCATTTTGGCAATAAACATGGTCTACTGCTGGCAGTTTTAGAAGAATCTGCAGCCTTCAAAAATTTAGGAGAATCTCTGGTGCGGCGGGCGAATCCCCCTGGTAGTGTTTACCAAGCTTTAAAAGACTATGCAAGTGAAAGCTTACATGCACTCGAACGGGTACCGGAGTTTGTGCGCTCAGTTGTAGGAGAAGCGGATCAATACCCCACGGAAAATCGCCGCGCCCTAGGTAGGGGTTTAACAGAGGCTAACCGCTACGTGGCACAATATCTAGCCACGGTTATGGAGCAAGGACACTTAAATACATATCTTCCAGCAGAAAAACTGGCTAGTCTGCTGAATGGAATGCTCTTAGGATATGCTGTGATTGAGTTTACCAGCGAATTTCATGAACTTTGGGAAGACCGAGACGACTTTCTAGAGAATTTGGTGAGATTATTTTTACACGGAGCGATGTCACCTGTACCAGAATTGGCAATTACGCCAGCGAGCATTGTTCTGACTCCAGAAGTGGCTGATTTACCTGCTCTTATTGTTCACGAAATTTTGCGACAAGCGGGAAAACTCGGACTACAAGATTATGCTTTGGCGTATGTGTTATTTGGCGCCGGATTATTTCCTAGGGAAATAGTTAGCTTACAGCGATCGCATCAAATTTATGACGCTAACGGACACTTTCTCCAGGTAACAACTCCCGGATTCGTGCGTCAAGTACCTGTAAATCAATGGATTATGGGTAAACGCTACGGCTCGTACACTAACAATCCGTTGATTAAATGGTTGAAAAGTCGCAAAGATACTCAAAAAGCGATGTTCCTTGACCAAAATGGGAACTTAATCACTGAGTCAGCAATTCAGACATGCTGGGAAACATGGACTCAGGGATTATTAACCACCCAGGGAAAACCGCCGGCGCTGGAACAAGCACAACACACTTGGTGTGTAGAAATGTTGATGCGGGGTATTAGCTTAGACAATTTGAGCATTCTCACCGGATGCGATCGCGTCCAATTACAGCCCTACGCCCGGAGATCCAAAGAAAAAGCTGCCCTGGAACAAGCGACCCGCTTAGATCATAAGCCTGCGTAG
- a CDS encoding acyl-CoA desaturase, translating to MTAKFLATTPETGDAPRLSWLNVVFFTTFHALALTAPWFFSWSALGLLIFLHWLFGSIGICLGYHRLLSHRSFQVSKAVEYAIAFIGALALQGGPIFWVGGHRQHHAHTEDIDLDPYSAQRGFWWSHMLWIFYPRSQFFDYEIYQAYAPDLTRQAYYRWLDRYFILLQIPLGLLLYAMGGWSFVIYGIFVRAVLLWHSTWFVNSATHKWGYRTFAANDGSCNLWWVSIVTYGEGWHNNHHTYPHVAKAGFSWWEIDITWWSIKLLQTLGLAKKVIMPPAQSLSHK from the coding sequence ATGACCGCAAAATTTCTGGCGACCACCCCTGAGACAGGAGATGCGCCCCGCCTCAGTTGGTTAAATGTAGTATTTTTTACTACATTTCACGCCTTGGCTCTAACGGCTCCCTGGTTTTTTTCCTGGTCAGCCTTGGGTTTATTGATATTTCTCCACTGGTTGTTTGGAAGTATTGGAATTTGCCTAGGATATCACCGTTTACTGAGTCATCGGAGTTTCCAGGTATCGAAAGCAGTAGAATATGCGATCGCCTTCATTGGCGCACTTGCTCTCCAAGGGGGGCCGATTTTCTGGGTTGGTGGACATCGCCAGCATCACGCTCACACCGAAGATATCGACCTAGACCCCTACTCAGCCCAACGGGGGTTTTGGTGGAGCCATATGTTATGGATTTTCTACCCTCGTTCGCAATTTTTTGATTATGAAATCTATCAAGCATACGCTCCCGATTTAACACGACAAGCATATTATCGGTGGCTTGATCGTTATTTTATACTCCTGCAAATCCCCCTAGGTTTACTGTTATATGCCATGGGGGGATGGTCTTTTGTCATCTATGGAATTTTTGTCAGAGCAGTCCTGCTTTGGCATTCTACTTGGTTTGTGAACTCAGCCACACACAAGTGGGGCTATCGCACCTTTGCAGCCAATGACGGCTCATGTAACCTATGGTGGGTATCAATTGTTACTTATGGTGAAGGATGGCACAACAACCATCATACCTATCCCCATGTAGCCAAAGCAGGCTTTTCTTGGTGGGAAATTGACATTACCTGGTGGAGCATTAAACTTTTGCAGACTTTGGGTTTAGCAAAAAAAGTTATCATGCCTCCAGCCCAAAGTTTAAGTCACAAATAA